In the genome of Microcoleus vaginatus PCC 9802, the window CTGCTTGAGCCAAGACAGCAGCGAGTCTTTTGGGCGAATTTTGACGCGCGCGGGCAGGGTGTTGACGAACAGCCCCACCATCGATTCTACTCCCGCCAAGTCTGGTGGACGACCGGAGACAACCGTTCCAAAAATGATGTCTTCCTCGCCGCTGTAGCGGCTCAGAAGCAGCCCCCAGGCTCCTTGCACTAGAGTGTTCAGCGTCAATTGCTGCTGCCGAGCTAACGATCGCAGCGCTGCTGTTGTCGCTACAGGCAGCAGGATTTGCTGCTCCCGATCGCTTTCTTCTCCCGCCGAGGCTCCAAAATCCCGCTCAATTGGCATCGGCGTGGGTGCGGTAAAGCCTTGGAGGCGCTGCCGCCAAAACGACTCAGCCTCAGACAAATTCTGCTGCTGTATCCAAACAATGTAGTCGCGATAGGGGCGCGGGCGCGGCAAGGATAATTGCTCGCCGTTGAGTTCGGCTTGGTAAAAATCAAAGACTTCTGTGAGGATGGTGGGGTTGGACCAGCCATCTAGCAGCAGGTGGTGGTGGCTCCAGATGAAATAATAAGTATCTTTTGCCAGTTTGATCAGAGTCATCCGCATCAACGGCGGTTGCCGCATATCGAAATCCCGCTCGCGATCGCTTTTGAGAAAGGTTTCTAGCTGCTGTTGCTGTGCTGCGGGCGCGAGCCCTTGCCAGTTGCACTCCTCCCAAGGCAGTTGGACTTGCCGGTACACGACTTGAACGGGTTCTTTGAGGCCTTCCCAGACGAAGGAAGTACGCAAGATGGGATGTCGATCGGTCACCTGCTGCCACGCCTGCTTGAATGCCTGCGGGTTCGCCAGTTTGCGAAGCGTGCAAGTTAATTGCTCGAAATAAACTCCCGAGTTGGGAGAGTACAGGGTGTGAAAGAGCATCCCCTGCTGCATGGGCGAGAGGGGGTAAAAATCTTCAACGTTGCTTTTGCCCATTTCAAACTTTTCCAATTGCTGAAAGAATGTCTTCTAGGTCGTTTTGCGTCCACTGGCTCCACTTGAATTCTGCAAAGTCAGAGGGAGTGCAGCCGACTGCTTCGGGTTCCTGGGACGCCAGGGCGATCGCTCGCAGGGCTTCGGCAAATTTTTGCGCTAAATTCTCCACCGTAGAACGGCGGTGGATTTCCTCGCTGTAAGTCCAATCCATTCGCAACTGCCCGCCCGCAACAAATCCGTTAATTTCTATCAAATAGCTGCGGTTTCCTTCGGGGCTAAAAGGCTGCCCGACGGATTCCCCAGACAGGGCAAATAAAGATGATTCAGGGAGAACTTGGTCGAACTGTCCGAAGTAATTGAAACTCACCTCGGCATCCGGGAGCGAGCGCAATTTCTGGGAAATTTCGCCGCCAGCGAGATATCGCAGCAACCCGTAACCGATACCGCGATTCGGGATGGCGCGCAACTGTTCTTTGACAGCCTTTAAGCCATCTGCAGGAGTTGAAGCCTCGCCGATCGACAGCAGTACCGGAAACACGGAAGTAAACCAACCCACAGTCCGCGAAACGTCTGCATCTGGGAAGATATCTTCTCGCCCGTGCCCGTCTAAATCAACCAGCAGCGATGGCTCTCGGGTCCACTGGGCAAACGCCCACGCCAGTGCTGCCAGCAGCACGTCGTTAATTTGGGTTCGGTAGACTTTGGGAACTTCGTGCAGCAAGACGTTAGTGTCTTCTGCTGCGATCGCCACCGACACGATGCGCGACTGGGCTACCGCATTGCTTCCCCCAGCGAAATCTACTGGCAGGGGAGAAATCGGCTTTTGCAGGTGTGCCAGCCAGTAATCGAATTCTTCGTGCAACGCTTCTGACTGAGCGTATTCAACCAGCCGCTGTGCCCACTGTTTGAAAGATGTCGTCTTCGGCGGCAGCGAGATTGCAAGACCCCTGCTCAACTGCTCGCAGGCATTCTGCAAGTCTTCCAGCAAAATTCGCCACGATACGCCATCGACAGCTAAGTGGTGGATAACTATTAGCAGGCGCGAAGGTTGCTGCGCCCCCAGATCGAACAGAACAGCGCGCGCTAGCGGCCCTTCTGACAGGTTTAAGCTTGCCTGTACTGCATCGGCCTTAGACTCAATAGCACAACTTTGCTCGTTTGTCAACAAATTAGATAAATCTAATTTTTCAAACGGCACGGCTCCCCCCGGTTCGGCATTGAACTGCTGCCAGCCAGATTCGCCGGGCGCAAAGCGCAGGCGCAGGGCGTCGTGGTGCGTCAGAAGTTGCGCGAACGCTCGCTCCAGCAGCACTGCTTCGAGGGGTTGCCGCACTTCTAACATCACGGCTTGATTCCAGTGGTGCCCACAGGCAAAATTTTCTTCAAAGAACCACTGCTGCACGGGAGTCAGCGGCACCGCGCCCGTCACCGGTTTTTGCTCGGCTCGCACAGCCTCGACAGTGCCAGCAGCGGCTGCCAGAAACGCGATCGTCTGGTGCTGGAATAGCAGTTTGGGAGTCAGTTGAATCCCCGCTCGATTGGCTTTGGCGACAATCTGAATGCTGAGAATCGAATCTCCGCCCAACTCGAAAAAGTTGTCGTGTATGCCCACTCGCTCGATTCCGAGAACCTCCATCCAAATACTGGCTAGCTGCTGCTCGATGCTGCTGCAAGGAGCCGCGAAAGTCTCTTCCAATTCGGATCGCGTCAAGTCTGGCGCTGGGAGCGCAGCCCGATCGAGCTTGCCGTTAGGCGTTAGAGGCAGTTTCTCCAGCAGGACGAAGGCAGACGGCACCATGTACTCTGGCAAGCGTTCTTGCAGGAACTGGCGCAGCTCGCTAGAAGACAGTGAAGAATTTTGCTCTCGGGCGTCGGGGACGACGTAAGCAACGAGACGCTTGCGAGCGTTCGTCTCGGACCACACCAAAACCGCACTTTCCCGCACTGCAGGATGCTGGGAGAGTGCCGCCTCAATCTCTGCCAGCTCGATGCGGAAGCCGCGAATTTTCACCTGATTGTCAATGCGACCAATTAGCTCGATATTGCCGTCTGGCAAGTAGCGAGCTAAATCCCCAGTTTTGTAAAGGCGATTTGAAGGCCCGAAAGCAGAAATTTCTTCGCAGAAGGGGTGGGCAATGAATTTCTGGGCGGTTAATTCGGGGCGGTTGAGATAGCCTCGCGCCAAGCCTGCACCGCCGACGTGCAGTTCTCCGGGAACGCCGATCGGCACGGGCCCCAAGGCAGCGTCTAAGATGTAAAGCTGGGTGTTGGGAAAGGGCCGTCCGATGGGCACTAACTGCTCGCCCGCTAAATTTCCCGTCGCGCTTTCAAAATAGCAACTGTCGATGGTGGCTTCAGTGATGCCAAAAGAGTTAATCAACCGAGTTTCAGGGCCGCAAAATTGCCGGAATTTTTCATATTCCGAGGCATACCAACTGTCTGAGCCGCAGACGACGATTTTCATAAAGTCGAGCCGCTGTCCGCTCTCTTCTAGGTACTGGATCAGGTTCCTCAAGACGGCGGGAACGAATTCGGCAAAGTCGATCTTTTGCTGCCGCATCAGTTCGTAGAGTTCCTGCGGCGCGAGCAGCAAATCGCGATCGCACAGCACCAGTTTGCCGCCAGAACACAGCGCTCGCATCAAGTCGCCGCTAAAAACGTCGAATGAGAAGCTGGCCATCTGGAGGTGAGATGTTACCCCAGACCGAAGCTCATAAGCGGTTTCCCAGCCTAAATAGGCATTTACCAGACTGCTGCGATTGACTGCCACCCCTTTAGAGCGTCCAGTAGAACCCGAGGTGTAGGTAACGTAAGCGAGGTTTTCAGGCGTGGCTGTGTTAGAGGGGTTTTCTTCGCTCTCCAGGGCAACTTGCTCCCAGTCTGCGTCCAAACAAACGACTTTGCAAGAGTGCGGGGGGAGCTTGTTTAACAGGTGTTGTTGCGTCAGCAGCAGTGGTGCCCCGGCGTCTTCGAGCATATAAGCCAAGCGCTTCGGCGGGTAAGCGGGGTCTAGGGGCAGGTAGGCTGCACCTGCTTTGAGGACGCCCAGAAAAGCCGCGATCGCCTCCTCTGAGCGATCGGCGCAAACGCCCACCAGCACATCTGGACTTGCCCCCAGTTTTTGCAAGTAATGCGCGATTTGGTTGGCCTTGGCGTTGAGCTGTCGGTAGGTTAGCTGCTGGTTGTCAAAGACTGCCGCCGGGGCGTCGGGGGTTTGCTCCACCTGTTTTTCAAACAGATCCGGCAGGCACTGGTTGGGAAAATAACCCGTATTGGTGTTATTCCACTCCAGCAATTGCTGCTTTTCGGCAGCAGTCAGCAGGGGCAAGCTGGAGAGGTGCTGCTCTGGCTTAGCGGCGATACCTTCCAACAAGGTTTGCAGGTGTCCGAGCATCCGGGTAATGGTGGCGCGATCGAACAAATCCGTGCTGTATTCCACTGAGGCTTGCAGCCTTTCTCCCACTTCTTCTAAATCCAAGCTCAAATCACACTGCGTCGTATTCGTTTCGACCTCGAGCAGACTTAAAGTCAATCCGGGCAGCTCCAAGGGCGGCATGGGGTTATTCCGCAACTGGAACATAACCTGAAATACCGGGTTATAACTGAGACTGCGCTCGGGTTGCAGTTCCTCAACCAGTTTCTCAAATGGCAAGTCTTGGTGCGCGTAGGCTCCCAAAGTCACCTCGCGCAAGCGTTGAAGCAATTCTCGAAAAGTAGGATCGCCGGAAACGTCAGTCCGCAACACCAGCGTATTGACGAATACGCCAATGAGCCCTTCAATTTCCGCGCGGTTGCGGTTGGCGATCGGCGAGCCGACTAGCAAGTCTGTCCGCCCTGTATAGCGGTAAAGCAGCGCTTTAAATGCCGCCAGCAGCGTCATAAACAGGGTAACGTCCTCCCGCTGGCTGAGGTTTTTGAGGGCGGCTGTCAGCTCGAAAGACAGCAATAGCGACTGGGTTGCGCCTTCGGAGGTCTGAATTGGAGGTCGGGGTCGATCGGCTGGCAGTTCCAGCAAGGGAGGCGCTCCCTCCAACTGTTGCTTCCAGTACGCAAGCTGAGTTTGCAGCACTTCGCCGCAGAGCCAGTGGCGCTGCCAGATCGCAAAGTCGGCATACTGCACGGGAAGCTCTGGAAGCTGCGGTTGGTTTCCGGCGGATAAGGCTTCGTAAATTGCCGCCAGTTCCCGCGCCAGCACTCCTATCGACCAGCCATCTGAAACGATGTGGTGCATCGTCAGCAGCAGGACGTATTCTTCTTCGCTAAGCTGTAGCAAAGATGTTCGCAGCAAGGGGCCTCGTTCTAAGTCAAAGGGCTGTTGCGCTTCCTTTGCAGATAGCTGCTTTACGGCTGCCTCTCGATCGCTCTGGGGCAGTTCTCGCAGGTCTATTACTGGCAGCGGCAGGCGAGTTCCAGGGGGAGCAATGACTTGAATTGGCTGTCCCTGAACCTCAGTAAAAGTCGATCGCAAAGCTTCGTGCCGGTTGACGATTTCGTTGAAAGTTTGCTCCAACACGGCGACATTTAATTTGCCTTTGAGCCGGATAGCGCCTGGGAGATTGTAGAAAGATTTTCCCGCCTCGAACTGGTCGAAAAACCACAGCCGTTGCTGGGCGAAAGACAAGGGGATCGAGTCGCCTTCTTTCCTTCTAGGAATTCTGCGATCGCTTGAGGATTCTACCCCCTTTTCTCGTAGCATCACTTCCAGCAATGCGCGTTTTTTTGCAGATAGTTTCAAATAGCTCATTTGACCCTGATTAATTTTGACTAGACTGCTGGAATTAATAAGTAGAGGGAGAGGCGATCGCCAATTCCCGATCGGGGAGAGAAGTTTTCTCGGCCAGCATTCGCTCTACTTCTTCATCGGAAAGTTCCGCAAGACTCAGCAGCAATTGAGCGGTATTTTCAACTTTCTCTCGCTGTGCGGGATTTTCCACCAGGGCAGCGGCTTGCTCGGATGCGGTAGGCGACTCGAAGAAGGAGCGCAGGGGGATATCTACCCCGAAGGTGTCGCGCACGGCTGAGATGATTTGCGTGGCTAGTAGGGAGTGCCCTCCTAAATCGATAAAAAAGTTGTCGTGAATGCTGATTTTTTCCACTCCGAGTATTTCAGCCCAGATGCCTGCGAGAACTTTTTCAACCGGGGTGCCAGGCGCGACAAAGGTTTTCGGAAGGAAGGCGGCATCCGGTGCGGGAAGAGCTTTGTGGTCTACTTTTCCATTGGCAGATAGCGGCAGTGCCTCCAGCATGACAAATGCAGACGGCAGCATATATTCGGGCAGCTTTTGGCTCAGAAATTGCCGCAATTCGCAAGTTTCTGGCGCTGGATTTTGTTGGGGAACCACATAGGCTACTAACCGTTTCTGACGGAGATCTTCCCCGAATGCCGTTACTACACACGATCGCACTGCCGGGTGCTGGTTCAAAGCGGCTTCAATTTCTCCGGCCTCGATGCGGTATCCCCGAATTTTGATGCGGAAGTCTTCTCGCCCTAAAAATTCGATGTTGCCGTCAGGGAGGAAACGCCCTAAATCTCCCGTTCGGTACAAGCGTTCGCCCGTCCGGGGGTGCGTTATGAAGCTGGCTGCAGTTTTTTCCGGATTGCGCCAGTAACCTTTGGCCAGTCCAATTCCGCCGATGTAAAGCTGACCCGGAACCCACACCGGACAGGGATCTAGCGCTTCGTCTAATACATAGAAGCGCTGATTTTTCATCGGTTTGCCGTAAGGCACGCTTGGACAATCTGGGCTGACTTCTTCAATGGGATAGAGAATCGACCAGATAGACGCTTCAGTCGCCCCCCCCAAGCTCACGACTTGCACGCATTCGCGCAAGGATTTAATTTGCCCCGGCAAAGTCAGAGGCAGCCAATCTCCGCTGAGCAAGACTAACCGCAGATTCTGGAAAACTTCCGGCTTGCCACTGGCATATTCCACCATCATCTGCATTAAAGCCGGCACGGAATTCCAAAGGGTGATGTTTTCCCGCACCATTAGTTCTGCCCAGCGAGCGGGGTCTTGTGCGGCTGAAGATTCGGGCAAGACAATCGTTCCGCCAGCCGCTAGGGTGCCAAAGATGTCATAAACTGACAGGTCAAAACTGAGGGAAGAAAGCGCTAACACTCGGTCACCTGCTTCTACCCCGAAACGCTGGTTGATGTCAGCAATGGTGTTGACAGCACCGCGATGGTCAATAATTACCCCTTTGGGCACGCCGGTAGAGCCAGAGGTGTAAATGACATAGGCGAGGTCTTCTGGCGTTTGCACTGGCTCTAAAGGCTGGTGAAATTCATCGGTCAGTTCTTCGGTATCGGCGCAAATTCGCTGCAGGTTTTCTGGCCAATCTAAGGAGACCTCTAGCCCAGATTGGGTGACAGCTATCTCAACTTCTGCTTGCGCTAACAGTTGCGATCGCCGTTCTTTTGGCAGTGCGGGGTCTACGGGTACATAGGCCGCCCCAGACATGAGAATTCCCAAGCACGCCACCACTTGTTCCCACCCTTTCTTCATGACGACTGCAACTAAAGTGTTGGGTCGAGATCCCAGCTTTTGCAGTCGATAACCCAGCGCGCGGGAACGCTGGTATAGCTCCTCATAAGTCAGGGTGCAATGCGTTGCCACGACAGCCACTTTTTGCGGGTGCAAAGGCACGCGGGCAGCAAACAAAGTGTGAAGCATTTCTGCAGGCACCGGCGCCTCGGTCGCGTTAATAGCGGCGCGTTGCTGCAGTTGTGTCGGTGGCAATAATTGGGGATTTGCTTCTTGCCAGATTTCCGCTTCATCAGCCAAACGCTGCAGGAAATGGCTGTAACTGGCAAACATATCATCCAGCATCCCTGCGGGGAAAAGTTCTTCCACAGCATCCCAGTTGAAAACCAAAGCACCCGCTTCTTCCGACACCTGAACGTCTAAGAAAACTTGGGGTGTCTGAGTGATGGCGCAAACTGTCTCTCCCAGCCAGTGCAGCGGGAAATTTTGTTCTCCTTCGGCATTTTGAGTCAGGGTGCTGGTAAACACCACCGGCATCAGCGCTGCTGAAACCCTCCCTTGTTGGCGGAGCAACTCCCGCAAAACTTGCACGCCGCTGAAATAGCGGTGGTCGAGGTCATCCCACAATTGCTCTTGGAGTCGCCGAACCCGAGCTGCAAAGCTATCCCGCGCCGAGTTATCGACCGCAAGCAATATCAGTGAGGTGAAATCTCCCGCGATCTCATTAACTTGAGGGTGCAAGGGCAAGCGATTAAACAGAGTTAGCCCAATGGTAAACCGAGGATTTTTGCTCCAAACAGCCAGAACTTCCGCAAAAGCAGCGAGCAAGATTCCCGAAGGGGTGCTGCCCGCTTTAGTTGACTTATTTTTGAGTTGCTGCCAGGTTTTTGGGTCTAATTGGCCGGTTCGGCGCTCGAAACGGGGTTTTTCGATGGCAGCCGGATTCTTAATCAAGGGCAGATCCGGTGCCGGCGGTAAAGTGGGAATGCGGCTTTGCCAGTAATCCACAGATCGCCGGTACTCTTCTGTATGGCGGCAGGCTAATTCTGCAAAGACATAATCTCGGAAGGAGATTTCAATGTCCGAAAGGGTTTCGTTGGGATTCTGGTAAAGCTTGGCCCATTCCTGACCCAGCATTTGAAAACTCCAAGCGTCGGCAATCAAGGCATCAAAGCTGAAGTGCAGCCGCACCCGCCGGTCATCTAACACAGAGGCGCGAATTTCAAATAAAGGCCAGCGATCGCTCGGAATTACCTGATGGGACAGAGACTCGCGAACCGCTTCGATCTGAGAATTTACGACCTGAGAATTTTGCCCGCGCAGGTCTAAAACTTGAATTTGATAAGCCGGCACCTGCTCCAAGATTTGCTGCTGCCCGTCTGGTCTGACGATCGCTCGCAGCATCTCGTGACGTTCGATTAATTGCTGCCAAGCTTGGCTGAATCGCTCTAGGTCTAAATTGACGCTTTCAATCTCTGCATAAATGTGCGTGGCGACCCCGCCCAACTCAAACGTTTCTCCGCGACCGATCCAGTAAGCCTGCTGGATGTCGGTGAGCCCGAAGGGCTGGTGCCGCCCCTCTGGATCGGGCGTTATTACCGGCAGGCTATTGGCAAAAACTTGTTTTACCGCATCACTTTTTTGCGGAGAAATTACAGCCGCCAAACTTTCCACCGTCGGGCACTGAAACAAACTGCGTAGTGGCAACTCTACCTGAAACGCTTCTCGAACTTTAGCAATCAGTTGCGTTGCCAGCAGGGAATGTCCTCCCAACTCGAAGAAATTGTCGCCAATTCCTATTTGTTTGACGCCGAGAACCTGACTCCAAATTTCAGCGAGTAACTGTTCTTCCCGAGTGCGAGGTGCAGAAGCTGCGTTTAACTCCGATCTTTCTACATCGGGCGCTCTGAGCGATCGCCGATCGATTTTTCCATTAGATGTTAAAGGCAGAGCCTCTAGCAGCACGAAGGCTGAAGGGATCATGTATTGTGGCAGCTTTTCTTTGAGAAAGCCACGCAGTTTGCTAATTAAAGATGGCTGCCCAGTGCTGAATTCTGAGCTAGAAACGATATAAGCCACCAAGCAGTTTTCGCCTGAATTATCCTCCCCAAGCAGCACTACACTTTCCCGCACTGCTGGATGCTGGCTCAGTACCGCTTCAATCTCGCCCAGTTCAATTCGGAAACCGCGAATTTTGACTTGATTGTCGCTGCGGCCTAAAAATTCAATCGTTCCATCTGGCAGGTAGCGGGCAATATCTCCAGTTTTGTACAACCGCGCCCCGATTTCCTCACAGAAGGGATTGGGAATAAACTTTTGGGCAGTTAGTTCGGGTAGGTTCAAATAGCCTCTGGATAAGCCAGCGCCGCCGATATACAGTTGGCCCAAAACGCCTACAGGAACCGGCTGCAAATTTGCGTCCAGAATGTAGAGCTGGGTGTTGGGAAGAGGGCGACCAATCGGGATCGAACCGCGCTTTGATTCAACGGATTTTATCCGATGGATCGCTGTCCAGACAGTGGCTTCTGTGGGGCCGTAAAAGTTCCAAAGGGGGAGGTTCCACTCAAGCAACTCAGAAGCGAGTTCTGCAGGCAAAGCTTCTCCGCCGCAAATAATTAGGCGCAGGCTCCATTTTGGCTCGCGATCTGCTGTTTTTTGAGCGTCAATCAGTTGGCGAATTGCTGAAGGAGTTTGATTGAGAATGGTAACTCGCTCGGAGCACAGCAATTGGTAAAAAGCCAAGGGCGATTGAGTCACTTCGAGAGGGACGATAACCAGCTTGCAGCCGTGAACAAGTGCTCCCCAAATTTCCCATACGGAGAAGTCGAAAGCGTAAGAGTGAAAAACAGTCCAAGCGTCGCGCTCACTAAAATTAAATAGGGGGTAAGTGGCTGCAAAAAGATTAACGGCGCTGCGATGGTTGACTTGAACGCCCTTGGGTTTCCCTGTCGAACCTGATGTATAGATTACATAAGCGAGACAATCGGGTGTTACATCGCTCAAACAATTTTCTTTGCTTTCTCGCGCGATGTTTTCCCAGTCTGAATCAAGGAAAACTGCACTCGACGCCCGATCGCGAATCTTCTCATCTAAATGCGACTGCGCCAGCAGCACTTGAACCTTGGCATCCTCCAGCATGAAGCTCAAGCGTTCGCTTGAATACGCCGGATCGAGCGGAACATAAGCGCCGCCAGCCTTAATAATTCCCAGCAATCCCACCACCATTTCTAGGGAGCGATCGACATAAATTCCGACGCGGACTTCAGGTTTTACACCGAGTTTTTGCAGGTAGTGCGCGACTTGATTCGCTTTTTGGTTTAGTTCCTTATAGGTGAGCTGTTTGTTTTCAAACACCACCGCAATGGCATCGGGTGTCTGCTGCGCCCGAGCTTCAAAAATCTGGTGAATTGTAGAATCTTTTGGATAATCGACTTGCGTATTATTCCACTCGATTAGGAGTTGATGCCGTTCGCGATCGCTCAACAATGGCAACTCTGAAATGCGCGTGTCGGCATTGGCGATAATTCCTTCCAACAAAATCTGAAAATGCCCTTGCATCCGCGCGATCGTGCTGGGTTGGAACAGGTTCGTGCTGTACTCCCACGTCGCCGTCAACCCCCGCTCGGTTTCTTCCAAAAATAGCATCAAGTCGAAATTAGCCGTTCCGGTATCGATTTCATGGGAATTTAAGGTCAGCCCTGGCAATTCTATAGTCTGCGTCAAGCCGTTTTGCAAGGCAAACGCCACCTGAAACAGCGGCGAGTAGCTCAAATCTCGCTCTGGCTGCAACTCCTCGACCAGCTTCTCAATCGGTACATCTTGATGCGCGTAAGCGCCTAATGCCACTTCTCGCACGCTGCTTAGCAACTCTCGAAAACTCGGATTTCCATTTAAGTCAGACCGCAGCACTAAAGTATTGACAAAAAATCCAATTAATGCTTCTATTTCGCTGCGATTGCGGTTGGCGATGGGAGAGCCAACTAAAATATCTGTCTGCCCCGTGTAGCGATAAAGCAGCGTCTTGAAGGCTGCCAGCAACGTCATAAATAGGGTGGCTTTTTCTTGCTGGCCCAATTGGGCCAGTGCCAAGCTCAAATCTTTGGGCAACTCCCAAGTTTGTCTCGCACCCTGGAACGTTTGAACGGCGGGGCGAGGAAAGTCTGTTGGTAAATTTAGAATCGGCAAGCTGCCACTTAACTGCTGCTTCCAGTAAGCCAGTTGCGTCTCTAATATTTCTCCTTGCAACTGCTGGCGCTGCCATGTGGCAAAGTCGGCGTATTGAATTGGCAGCGGGGAAAGCAAGGGTAAACGATCGCTAGAAAAAGCTTGATAAAATTCTGCCAACTCCCGGAGAAATACGCCCAGGGACCAACCATCAAAAACGATATGATGCACGGTTAGAAGTAAGACGTGCTCTGTGAAGTCGAGGCGCAGCAGTTGGGCGCGCAGCAGAGAGCTTTGCCCCAAGTCAAAGGGATCTCGCGCTTGGAGGGCCGACAGCCTTTGTACCTCGGCCTGGCGATCGTCTGGGGAGCGATCGCTCAAATCTATCAGCGGCAGCGTCCAATCGCCCGCAGCAGCGACAACCTGTATCGGTTGCCCTTCCACAGCGACAAATGCCGTTCTCAAAACCTCGTGCCGCTCGATAATTTTCTCAATACTTTGCCTGAGTGCTTCTGCATTGAGTTGTCCTGTGATCCGAACTGCACCGCAGAGGTTATAAAAGGGGTTTCCTGGTTCCAATTGGTCAAAGAACCATAAGCGCTCTTGAGCAAAAGACAGGGGGATATTTTGTAGGCGAGAAACTGCCTGAATAGACGCAATTTTCGGGGCTTCAGCCAATTTTTCTAAAATTTTTGCAGCCAGTTGAGCAAGACTTAATTCCTGGAATAAGTCTTCTATTGATAAAGCTATTTTTAGATCGGTTTCGATCTGATTTTTAAATTCAAATACCGCCAATGAATCCAAACCCAAGTTACTAAAACCCTGTGCCGATTGGATTTGAGAAATGCTGACTTTCAGCACCCTCGCTACCTGCTGTCGCAAATAGGTTTCTAACTGTGCCTGCTGTTCGGCTAACTCGGCTGTCAGCAGATTTTCTCGCGTGAGGCGATTCTCTATTTCAACAAAATCAGATATCTCTAAAACGCTACTGGCGACAACTTCCAATTTGTCAGCTAGAAAGTCAGCATAGGCGGCGCGACGTTGAATTTTACCGCTGGTCGTTTTCGGAATACTTCCGGGCTTAATCAGCACTACTCCATAGGCTTGTAGTTCATATTCGATCGCAATGCGATGGCGGATGGCGCGGATAATTTCCTCGCTATTGGCCGGTGTTTTGCGAGATTCTATTTCTTGGACAATAACGAGTTGTTCAGTGTCGGCAATTTTTACGGAAAATGCTGCGTTAGCCCCTAACCGTAAAGTGGGGTAACTTTGCTCTGCCGTTCTTTCTATATCTTGGGGGTAAAGATTGCGACCTCGGATGATAATCAAATCTTTGAGTCGCCCTGTAATAAACAGTTCTCGATCGCGTAAAAAGCCTAAATCTCCTGTTCGCAAAAATGGCCCTTCGCTGGTATCTGAAAGATATGCTTGGAAAGTTTTTTCTGTTTCTTCTGGGCGATTCCAATAGCCTCGCGCAACTGTTTCGCCAGCTACCCAAATTTCTCCGACTTCCTGCGGCTGGCATTGCGTCAGAGATTCGGGATTGACGATCGCAACTTTAGTGCCAAATTCAGGGAAACCGCAGCCAACTAAAGTTCTCGCGCCACGATCGCCTTCGACAACTTCTACAATGTGATTATTTTCCAGCGCCCCAGCGTCAACAGGTAAGAAAGTCGGTGTTGCGCCGCTGCGAACCGTGGCAATTTTTAACGTGGTTTCTGCCATTCCGTAAGCAGGACAAAAGGCATCCGCGTGAAAACCGCAGGGCTCAAAAGCTTTGGTAAATCTCTCTAGGGTTTCTTTGTGGATGGGTTCTGCGCCGTTATAGGCGACGCGCCAACTACTCAAGTCGAGCTTTTTTTGGC includes:
- a CDS encoding non-ribosomal peptide synthetase produces the protein MSYLKLSAKKRALLEVMLREKGVESSSDRRIPRRKEGDSIPLSFAQQRLWFFDQFEAGKSFYNLPGAIRLKGKLNVAVLEQTFNEIVNRHEALRSTFTEVQGQPIQVIAPPGTRLPLPVIDLRELPQSDREAAVKQLSAKEAQQPFDLERGPLLRTSLLQLSEEEYVLLLTMHHIVSDGWSIGVLARELAAIYEALSAGNQPQLPELPVQYADFAIWQRHWLCGEVLQTQLAYWKQQLEGAPPLLELPADRPRPPIQTSEGATQSLLLSFELTAALKNLSQREDVTLFMTLLAAFKALLYRYTGRTDLLVGSPIANRNRAEIEGLIGVFVNTLVLRTDVSGDPTFRELLQRLREVTLGAYAHQDLPFEKLVEELQPERSLSYNPVFQVMFQLRNNPMPPLELPGLTLSLLEVETNTTQCDLSLDLEEVGERLQASVEYSTDLFDRATITRMLGHLQTLLEGIAAKPEQHLSSLPLLTAAEKQQLLEWNNTNTGYFPNQCLPDLFEKQVEQTPDAPAAVFDNQQLTYRQLNAKANQIAHYLQKLGASPDVLVGVCADRSEEAIAAFLGVLKAGAAYLPLDPAYPPKRLAYMLEDAGAPLLLTQQHLLNKLPPHSCKVVCLDADWEQVALESEENPSNTATPENLAYVTYTSGSTGRSKGVAVNRSSLVNAYLGWETAYELRSGVTSHLQMASFSFDVFSGDLMRALCSGGKLVLCDRDLLLAPQELYELMRQQKIDFAEFVPAVLRNLIQYLEESGQRLDFMKIVVCGSDSWYASEYEKFRQFCGPETRLINSFGITEATIDSCYFESATGNLAGEQLVPIGRPFPNTQLYILDAALGPVPIGVPGELHVGGAGLARGYLNRPELTAQKFIAHPFCEEISAFGPSNRLYKTGDLARYLPDGNIELIGRIDNQVKIRGFRIELAEIEAALSQHPAVRESAVLVWSETNARKRLVAYVVPDAREQNSSLSSSELRQFLQERLPEYMVPSAFVLLEKLPLTPNGKLDRAALPAPDLTRSELEETFAAPCSSIEQQLASIWMEVLGIERVGIHDNFFELGGDSILSIQIVAKANRAGIQLTPKLLFQHQTIAFLAAAAGTVEAVRAEQKPVTGAVPLTPVQQWFFEENFACGHHWNQAVMLEVRQPLEAVLLERAFAQLLTHHDALRLRFAPGESGWQQFNAEPGGAVPFEKLDLSNLLTNEQSCAIESKADAVQASLNLSEGPLARAVLFDLGAQQPSRLLIVIHHLAVDGVSWRILLEDLQNACEQLSRGLAISLPPKTTSFKQWAQRLVEYAQSEALHEEFDYWLAHLQKPISPLPVDFAGGSNAVAQSRIVSVAIAAEDTNVLLHEVPKVYRTQINDVLLAALAWAFAQWTREPSLLVDLDGHGREDIFPDADVSRTVGWFTSVFPVLLSIGEASTPADGLKAVKEQLRAIPNRGIGYGLLRYLAGGEISQKLRSLPDAEVSFNYFGQFDQVLPESSLFALSGESVGQPFSPEGNRSYLIEINGFVAGGQLRMDWTYSEEIHRRSTVENLAQKFAEALRAIALASQEPEAVGCTPSDFAEFKWSQWTQNDLEDILSAIGKV